Below is a window of Penaeus monodon isolate SGIC_2016 chromosome 13, NSTDA_Pmon_1, whole genome shotgun sequence DNA.
TGATGTGGGGGGGCAGTTTAAAGTCCCAAATATGAGGAAAGGGGGTTAAGTTTTTggaaaattagattttcaaaagcaaaatcaatggggtgggatggggaaatAGACTATACACGTGATCCAACGAGAAAAGATACGGAAACTGTGCAGggcattgggttttaaaaagggggtgtgctaaagggggtttttttgattgtaaatatggataaaataaaggggaaagtgggggagcaaaaaataattggggaaatttgggattggaggatgtgttagaaagggcTCTTGAAGGGTACAAAAGATGGActtaagaggaaaggaaagacaagGTCGGGCTGTGGGGCGGAAAAACCGGAAAATTCCAAAAAggtttatactttactgattttgaggggggaaacaGCTAAGGGTGGAAAAGGACTGGAGGTctgaatggggaaaaggggtgggggttggtgttctctagggggggtattggggatggagggtctgaggaaagGGGAACTTGTACATAGGGATTCACGTTGTATccaggaggggtggaagggataagggggggtggggggataatgtgggcgggggttggggtttttggggcgggggggatggggtttgttttggggggggtgaggattggTGTAGGGGGGGTATCGTTTTGGGGGAGATGGGTTCAGCAGTTTTcttggggttgggggaagggcagattgtaatttttgggggttgtttcaGTTTTCTTGGGAATCTTAAtattttcaaaggtttttttctaagggttggggttttgggggttttggggtataggatttctttggggggggaagaaggacggGGTCTCAAAacaaaggataaaggaaggggggtgttttgggtagggggaaaagggggggaacgtttttttctgtctgttacgggtatgcgagggggagaggggaaggggttttggggtttggtggtgatTTAAATATCTGTATAGAGATTGGGTTCTGGGTTTGGATgggaaaagagtttgactggggaaagggaggatagaagaggggggttttaatgtagggggggggtttaggagaaatTGGGGAAATAGCTTTACTGGGTAAGGAGTAAAGAAACCACGtcgcgtgcttcttgtctggcttcacgtagtgtgagtccaaatTTTAAAATGGAGTTGCTACCCAAATCAAAAttttaggtgggacagcccctataaaaaacttttgggggggggcccccacagttgggGACTGTCTGTTTTGCAGGGGATTAGACGGGGATGGCCGGTTGGGGACATAGTGGGGGATCTGGCTGTGGGAAAGGCAAAAGTTTTTCGGTGTCCTGACCCAACAAATTTTGGCACGACtgggaggttggtatggacgaaaggGGGGGATTCTCCTTATATAACGTTAAAGGAAGGTCATGTCACGGAAgtaaattttggctatgttatgggtttctttcgtttttcctctGGGGAATGGAGTACATTTTACTCGTTGCTCATAGTCTGTGAACAGGCAAATATCTTCTCCCAAAAACTGaccatctttgtcatagatttggGGATTTTTCTGGGGAGATTTTAAAAtgtccggtgcaagtattggggttggatggggttcgcAGGAGGGGTTAcctatttctgttattttttttaagtatagctTGGGTTTTCGGGTTTACTGTACAAACGGAGGGTCGGGGCGGCTACGGAAAGaacttttcccactttttttggagacattgttaaAAGAAGGGTGTTTTTCAGAGAGGGGGCTGTGGGGGGGTCACGAAAATCGGTCCCCCTTTTGGGTGCGCTGAAAAGGGTTTCAAAATTTTGTAGTGATGGGGGTTCGAAGGGGGGTGCGTGACTGGGGTAGTGTTGAGGGAATGGTTTTTTGGGAGGTGGGGTAAGGGTTGGGTTTaataagggggggatggggggttatgttggaggttttttggggggagaggttggttgagcgtgctgggagagtggaattttccttaaggattggttttGGGTACTGTTTctgtaggcattgatgagggggggaTTTTGCGTTTCGAGCCGTGGCAAGGGGAGCCTGGGGCGGGATCGTGATTTACACTTTGGGGCTTTtataaggggcaagcctcattgcccctaaaggggataaaatttttattttggcccCTGGTACtggatttttttggggataaaaaagtcccccctcggggccccttgaggggtaagggggtaataaaaatcagggggaaaaccCTGCCCAGGCTCCTCAGGCCGTTCGGGGTGGCACAAgtcgcctttcatcctttcagcacgggtcTCACACCCTTTGGGGGTggtagtagaagggtttggtgaagggacgaaaagaaaagggggggaaaggaaaaaaaaagaccatgcaaaattagttgagtcgagggctgaagtcccaaggttggggagttcccatcattgggtcccagtctccgcctcctaagcccccccacgacaacaacgggcaagggattgggggggatgcGTGTGCGTAGCACCTGACAATACCTAGCACTTGTCTTCTCTCGTATTATGACGATTGACCCAACATTAAATCAAATGTATAAGAAAGCTAATTGATTAGTAACAAAGTAttacaatacaatattataaattaccTGCGAATTTATAGCCTCTTACTTCGTGATTCACCACACATACCCAAAAGTAGTTGGAAAATCAGGGTACcaacaatttatttatttcaaaaagtATCGTTGTTTGTGATATTCTACCGttagttttctgtgtagctgtacatatacatatatgtgtgtgtgtgtgtgtgtgtgtgtgtgtgtatatatatatatatatatatatatatatatctatatatatatatatatgatataataaaatatatatataatatatatattataaagtatatacaaaaacacactcacacacacacacaccacacactatatatatatatatatatatatacacatatatatatacatatatacatatatacacatatatcaaaatatatatataatatatatattattaataatatatatatattatatatataatattatatatatgtatatatgtgcatatatatgtgtatgtataaaatatatatagatagatggatagatagatatgtgtgtgtgtgtgtgtgtgtgtgttgtgttgtgtggtgtgtgttgtgtggtgtgtgtgtgttgtgtgtgtgtggggtgcgtgtgtgttgtgtgtgtgagtgtgagtgtgagttttgtgtgtgtgtctgtgtctgtgtgtgtgtctgtgtgtgtgtgtgtgtgtgtgtgtgtgtgtgtgtgtgtgtgtgtgtgtgtatgtgtgtgttggtgtgtgtgtgttttctaaaaCCTTGTGAGCTCTAAATCgaagtttcatttttctttgtttccccggGCAGTCCCCGCTTCCATAGAgaatatttatttagtttattgaaaattttctgcacATCATCAAGGGCCTTAGCAGTGTCTTCAAAATATAGCAacagggtggggcttggggttAAAGCCCTTAGGTAGAATGTTTTTTTGGTTGAATAAGgcaattttttgtggtttttcgaGAATGGTTAAgggtcaaaacaaaaaaatgtcccAAAACATAAAGCCACACAGCATTTTTATAAGTACtgtggcaaaaaggggaaaaattgagtGAACGATTGGGACAAGTGGacaaaaggggatgaagaagagaaggaaaaggaaaggaggagaagaaaagaccttgcaaaattGGCTGAGGCAAAGGCTGAGGACCAAGGAAGGATCATCCCTTTCATTGGGGCTCATCTCCATCTTCTAAGTCTCCCAACCAGCAAAaaactggagggggggggggggggttccataGGGAATAACTTCTTTTATAGTAGTATGCaattaatcatacatacaatattaatatcctcagtatatcttatatatctttcaGTATATCCATTCACCTCTCAAAATTGCTTCAGACTTGATTCTTAACTCTCTGCTATTCTATCTGTTTAAAAGTGATTTCtccagtcatatatgtatatatatatatatatatatattatataatattattatatatatatctatatatactatataatatatctattttataatatataatattacattttatctatatacaattatataattcatatattattatatatattatattatatatattttatatatatatatatatataatatatatatatatataatatataatatatatatatatatttatatataaaatatatatataatatatatattaatatatatatatatatattgtgtgtgttgtgtgtgtgtgtgtgtgtgtgggtgtgtgtgtgtgtgtgttttggtgtgtgtgtgtgtgtgtgtgtgtgtgtgtgtgtgtctctctctctctctctcccctctctccctctctcctctctctctctttcctctctctctctctcttctctctctctctatatatatatatatatatataatatataaaattatatataatatataattttatattttatatatttttaaagactgatagatagatatagatgtatgtatgtatgtatgcatgcatatatctatatatttgtaaagatacctatatctatatcctccTCTGTGACCTTACCCCTGTGcacttatatttaattaaaatgtgGGTTTCATATAATTCTCAAATATGTGGTGTAttgccctccctcctctttggtgtccatgtgtgtgtggggtggtgtgtgtgtgtgtgtgtgtgtgtgtgtgtgtgtgtgtgtgtgtgtgtgtgtgtgagtgagtgagtgagtgagtgagtgagtgagtgagtgagtgagtgagtgagtgagtgagtgagtgcgtgcgtgcgtgcatgtgtgtatatgcgagtgtgtgacagtaagtgagagtgagagtgaaagtgtttTTATACATGCCTGCACATTCCACGACATATACAAAAACTCAAACATTAAAACTACACTTTTCCTTAGTCTTAGTCATAGAAATCTGTACTTGATAAAATTCCTACTAAGAAAATACCAagccgatgaaaaaaaaaatgttaataatctcTATTCTCCTTCTGTATAATCTTACAATTGGATGTTTTGCACCTGTGTTAAGGAAAAAGTGTAAACATGCTGCTTTCCTTGAAACACTTAAACATTGGGTTAATTTATTCAGCTGACAAACAGCTACTTTTAAATTCTCAGATTCATCTCtatagagaaattgaaaaaaaaaaaaaaaaaagtatgagtaAAATAATTCTGGGATtgtaatcacacatatacatatataaatatctctttattatcacaAGTATATTCATTTTGTTATCCTTGTCCAAATAATGTAACACAGGATGCGGTTTGACAATTCTCGTTCTACAAAATTTAAACAGGCTCAAAATATTACTCTGAAGGAACAGTAAGTTTACAGTATAGCTTCCATAAAAGATGATGGTAACAAAACATATGAGAGGTCTGTAAAGTTTATTGTGTGAAAAAAGTTGTTCACATATTCAAAAAAATTGTATTCAGAAATCAATCTTCCTTCAAGGCTAGTTTATATTTAATAGTCAAATACAGGAGTATAAAAGCGGTGACCACATAAATCAAAGTAAACTGACCAGGAAATACCcaacttttttttacaaatcaccAAAATTCTATACCCTATAATTCTTCTTTAGTACCGTAAGGGCTTTCATTGAAATACCCTTGGAAAGATCCTCATACAACTGTAAAACCTCTCTTGCTGATGGCCTAGCCTGTGGCCTCTTCTCCCGACATTTTTTGTGAGTTGGAAAGACATGGTATCGGAATATTCTCGCCTCCTCACTCTTCCCTAAAAAGTGATTGCACACAACAGGAATTTTCCAAATGTCAACCTTTTCACTATAAGGGGGCATTCGACCTTCCGTGAATTTCTCTCCATCGTATGGCCATTTCTGTTCCGGTGCCACAAAGTCTCCCCTGATCTCCTGTGTCCACAAATATGCCTTCACGTCCCACTTGCGGTAAAGCATCATATCGTTCAAATCAGGCTGAGGGAGGAAGTTATCAGATACTGCTCTAGGGTTTTATTCAGTGTATTCGAATCACACATTACTCTTGTGCCTAGAGGACTGTTGTGTAAAAAGTCTAGTATACTAACATAGTCTATACATAAATGAAATCTCTCTTTTAGGCCAATAATATTTCTCTCACTAAATACCTTATGCATGTTTAGAGCATTGCCTAAGGAATGATACTCTGTTATGTATACATGAGCTTCTTCACAAAAGCCCAATAACTGAATCAGAAACCTACTAGCACCAATGCCTTTCGAAAATCTAAACCTGCCTTGAAATCTTCCAAATAGTCTCCTGTTGTTAATGTAAACATATGCCACAGCCTGATTCCTCCATGATGACTGGTAAATCTGCTTCACAGCACCAAAGCCAAGAAGATCCCCTATTGCCATGTCCTTTATATCACTACACGTTATCCATGGGTGACACTCTTTCATATCTCCAATTCTAAAGAAGCCTGAATCACAGGCTTCTTTAGAGTATATACAGAGttcaaataaaatgaagaaaaatataatgagaaattGTAGCTTCCAACAGAGCACCATTTTTGTACCCTGTAGTAAGATATTATAAGATATTTCTAATTCTTAAAAGTCTCTCTAAGTCTTCATGTTCTCACAATCTCAGCTTCACAGCCTGCATAATCTGGTTCACTACATTCTTCAAAAAGTTCTTCTCTTTCACTTAACGCAATTTCTTGTTTCATGATATGAATACTGATATCATTGAACACATCATCATGTTCCACTAATGACTTCAAAGGATATTCTTCATAAAGCATTTCTGCTctttcaataaaattataatactgttTTAATATTCTTGATGGTACATTTTGGGACAATGGTGCTGAAACTATTGCCAATAATTACACACATGGGAAGTGATTCTGCATTCCAGTTTGCCCACAAGAGGTTATTGTATAATTCTTTTCCACAATGAGGCATGTAAAACAAGGTCGATGTCGAAACAcgcttctttccttcttcattttctttaacaACAGTAAAATTCAGGAAATCTAACACCCTCTCATCCAGTGATGAGAACGCAGGGTCAAACACCTCAACACCAACGTCAAAGA
It encodes the following:
- the LOC119580041 gene encoding LOW QUALITY PROTEIN: SRR1-like protein (The sequence of the model RefSeq protein was modified relative to this genomic sequence to represent the inferred CDS: deleted 1 base in 1 codon), with protein sequence MDADGFTVVSKKKAARRRSAKPPADYINTSEENVEDCLRKIIQAREDVEASDGFATFQKNLNEIKSSLQRWKEDACRISSIVCYGLGQISSSRIARYQTGLLMSIQEFFDVGVEVFDPAFSSLDERVLDFLNFTVVKENEEGKKRVSTSTLFYMPHCGKELYNNLLWANWNAESLPMCVIIGNSFSTIVQNVPSRILKQYYNFIERAEMLYEEYPLKSLVEHDDVFNDISIHIMKQEIALSEREELFEECSEPDYAGCEAEIVRT